Proteins encoded together in one Chryseobacterium taklimakanense window:
- a CDS encoding DUF389 domain-containing protein produces MPYSFKNTLRLPKEEEEKQTYAEIEEGVYFRGHNLWLLVLSMGIACVGLNINSPAAVIGAMLISPLMGPVVGLAFGLSIKAKGLIKLSLWNWTIMVLTGLLASTVYFVITPFHSETSQLAAFKDATVFDCFLALFGGFAWFLGITRKEAIKVIAGVAVATACIPPLCTAGYGLANLNWEYFLGGLYFYLINCVFIGVGTWILSIILGYQKYYLEKDNKMNRNASILVTVLSILAVLPSLFFTIKKWNDENLKQRADNYIKRIREKNPEIAILNYRAFENNNKKYLDITILNDSTFIPKDELLQHDQMIKDINLIWHYSKTARNNTDIEYLQNQINALRLQLENQKNQNIRIEKGKK; encoded by the coding sequence ATGCCTTACAGTTTTAAAAATACCCTGCGTCTCCCGAAGGAGGAAGAAGAAAAACAAACTTACGCCGAGATCGAGGAAGGGGTATATTTCCGGGGGCACAATCTTTGGCTGCTGGTGCTTTCCATGGGTATTGCCTGTGTGGGGCTCAACATCAATTCTCCCGCGGCAGTGATTGGGGCAATGCTCATTTCACCGCTGATGGGGCCGGTGGTTGGTTTGGCTTTCGGGCTTTCCATCAAAGCCAAAGGCCTCATCAAACTTTCGCTCTGGAACTGGACAATTATGGTCTTAACCGGCCTTTTGGCGTCAACAGTTTACTTTGTCATCACTCCATTTCATTCAGAAACCTCACAGTTGGCAGCTTTTAAGGATGCTACCGTCTTCGACTGTTTTCTGGCGCTTTTCGGTGGGTTTGCATGGTTTTTGGGAATTACCAGAAAAGAGGCGATTAAGGTTATTGCCGGGGTTGCGGTTGCCACAGCCTGTATTCCGCCGCTTTGTACCGCAGGTTACGGACTGGCGAACCTGAACTGGGAATATTTCTTGGGTGGGTTATATTTTTATCTGATTAATTGTGTTTTTATCGGCGTGGGCACGTGGATCTTAAGTATAATTCTCGGCTATCAGAAATATTATCTGGAAAAAGACAACAAGATGAACAGAAACGCGTCAATTCTCGTTACAGTTCTTTCGATTCTTGCGGTTTTGCCCAGCCTATTCTTCACCATAAAAAAATGGAATGACGAAAACCTGAAACAAAGAGCCGATAACTATATAAAGCGCATCAGGGAGAAAAATCCGGAAATCGCTATCCTTAATTATAGAGCTTTTGAAAATAACAATAAAAAATATCTGGACATCACCATTCTGAATGACAGCACATTCATTCCAAAAGATGAACTTCTGCAGCATGACCAGATGATAAAAGACATCAACCTGATCTGGCATTATTCCAAAACGGCGAGGAACAATACAGATATCGAATATTTACAGAATCAGATCAATGCACTGAGATTGCAGCTCGAAAATCAAAAAAATCAAAATATCCGTATCGAAAAAGGGAAAAAATAA
- a CDS encoding quinone-dependent dihydroorotate dehydrogenase codes for MYKSIIRPFLFKLDPEKAHHLTFSVLKKLGFLSKYFLAKPVEDKRLEREVFGLKFKNPVGLAAGLDKDAVAFKELSDLGFGFIEIGTLTPKAQPGNDKKRLFRLVEDSGIINRMGFNNGGVDAAVERLKKNKNVLIGGNIGKNKVTPNEEAVNDYKICFGKLFDYVDYFVVNVSSPNTPNLRALQDKEPLTKLLGELQRMNLEKPKQKPILLKIAPDLTEEQLLDIIDIVKDTKIAGVIATNTTLSREGLRSENKKETGGLSGKPLAKRSTEVIRFLSEKSGKAFPIIGVGGIHTAEDALEKLEAGASLVQLYTGFIYEGPQLIREINQALLSPRKSNS; via the coding sequence ATGTACAAAAGCATCATCCGTCCTTTTCTCTTCAAACTCGATCCAGAAAAAGCGCACCACCTTACATTTTCAGTGCTTAAAAAACTTGGTTTTCTCTCAAAATATTTTTTGGCTAAACCCGTTGAAGACAAACGCCTGGAACGTGAAGTTTTTGGCCTTAAATTCAAAAATCCGGTAGGCTTGGCTGCGGGTTTGGATAAAGATGCCGTTGCCTTCAAGGAGCTTTCTGATCTCGGATTTGGATTTATTGAGATAGGCACGCTTACGCCAAAAGCACAGCCCGGCAATGATAAAAAAAGGCTTTTCAGATTGGTTGAAGATTCCGGCATCATCAACAGAATGGGTTTTAATAATGGTGGAGTAGATGCGGCTGTAGAGCGCCTTAAGAAAAACAAAAACGTACTCATCGGCGGAAATATTGGTAAAAACAAAGTCACGCCGAATGAAGAAGCGGTCAACGATTATAAGATCTGTTTCGGGAAACTGTTTGATTATGTGGATTATTTTGTGGTAAACGTTTCTTCGCCTAACACCCCAAATCTTCGTGCGCTACAGGATAAGGAACCGTTAACTAAGCTTTTAGGTGAGCTTCAGAGGATGAATTTGGAAAAGCCCAAGCAAAAACCAATTCTCCTGAAAATTGCCCCTGATTTGACCGAGGAGCAGCTTCTTGATATCATAGATATTGTAAAGGATACCAAAATCGCAGGCGTAATCGCAACCAATACCACGCTATCGCGCGAAGGATTGAGGTCTGAAAACAAAAAAGAAACCGGCGGGCTTTCCGGGAAGCCACTGGCGAAACGCTCCACTGAGGTCATTCGTTTCCTGTCGGAAAAGAGTGGTAAAGCATTCCCCATCATCGGTGTCGGTGGAATTCATACTGCAGAAGATGCGCTCGAGAAACTGGAAGCCGGCGCAAGCCTTGTTCAGCTCTATACCGGATTTATTTATGAAGGCCCGCAGCTGATTAGAGAAATAAACCAGGCGCTGTTAAGTCCGCGAAAATCAAATTCGTAG
- a CDS encoding DUF445 domain-containing protein — protein MTDQEKRRQLRKYKAFATGLFVLMATVFIITTILQKSDNSHWIGYVRAFSEAAMVGALADWFAVTALFHHPLGLKIPHTNLIQNKKDQIGDNLGSFVVGNFLSPQNIRPYILKLKVSNFVGEWLSKERNQELLISETSVIVLDILNKLEDKSVVNFISGKAKEMSHDWKINQIVGSGLQYILEKNDHQRLVTSLSKQIKDYVLNNQEMVRERVKRESFALIPKFVDDAIADKITSGLSKYFEEVENDAEHSLRQEITGKLMVFSEDLKANEKWQDEFQSIKDSFLNEEKIQQYAQDIWNSIKKSLIKELETENSALKNYIRKNIIELSHNLQTDEKLQHKIDHWIRFTAYKYILKNTHQFGDLISSTVGNWEGKELSNKLELEVGKDLQFIRVNGTLVGGLVGLLIYTLSHFLI, from the coding sequence ATGACCGACCAAGAAAAACGCAGACAACTCCGTAAATACAAAGCATTTGCCACCGGGCTTTTTGTTCTGATGGCGACGGTTTTTATTATAACGACCATTCTTCAGAAATCTGATAATTCGCACTGGATCGGGTATGTTCGTGCGTTTTCGGAGGCAGCTATGGTTGGTGCGCTGGCAGACTGGTTCGCAGTTACGGCGCTTTTTCACCATCCATTGGGTTTGAAAATTCCTCATACCAATTTAATTCAGAACAAAAAAGATCAGATTGGCGACAATCTTGGGAGTTTCGTGGTCGGGAATTTCCTTTCACCGCAAAACATAAGGCCCTATATTTTAAAATTAAAGGTGTCGAATTTTGTGGGCGAATGGCTTTCAAAAGAACGCAATCAGGAACTCTTGATATCAGAAACATCAGTTATCGTTCTTGATATTTTAAATAAACTTGAAGACAAAAGCGTCGTAAACTTTATTTCAGGAAAGGCTAAAGAAATGTCGCATGACTGGAAAATCAACCAGATTGTTGGCAGCGGGCTTCAGTATATTCTTGAAAAAAATGACCACCAGCGGCTGGTGACTTCACTTTCAAAACAAATTAAAGATTATGTGCTGAACAATCAGGAGATGGTGCGTGAACGGGTGAAAAGAGAAAGCTTCGCCCTGATTCCGAAGTTTGTAGACGATGCGATTGCGGATAAGATTACATCCGGGCTTTCCAAATATTTTGAGGAAGTAGAAAATGATGCAGAACATTCACTTCGACAGGAAATTACTGGTAAACTGATGGTATTCTCCGAGGATTTAAAGGCAAATGAAAAATGGCAGGATGAATTTCAATCCATAAAAGACAGTTTCCTGAACGAAGAAAAAATACAGCAGTACGCGCAGGACATCTGGAATTCAATTAAAAAATCTTTGATTAAAGAACTTGAAACAGAAAATTCCGCCCTAAAAAATTATATCAGAAAAAACATCATTGAACTCTCTCACAACTTACAAACTGACGAAAAACTTCAGCACAAAATCGATCACTGGATCCGCTTCACGGCTTATAAATACATCCTGAAAAACACACACCAGTTCGGTGATCTGATCTCTTCAACCGTGGGCAACTGGGAAGGCAAGGAACTTTCCAACAAACTGGAACTTGAGGTTGGAAAAGATTTACAGTTTATACGTGTAAACGGGACTTTGGTGGGCGGCCTGGTCGGGTTGCTGATCTACACGCTTTCGCATTTCTTAATTTAA
- the msrB gene encoding peptide-methionine (R)-S-oxide reductase MsrB, with amino-acid sequence MENQSAKNNPYFSRTDTAKVNISDDEWKKILSPELYDIARNAATERPHTGKYNEFDQVGEYYCAACGNHLFKSDQKFASTCGWPSFFEADKNGVAYKRDSSYGMERIEVVCKRCDSHLGHVFNDGPAPTGMRYCMNSVSLDFVPEKK; translated from the coding sequence ATGGAAAATCAATCAGCAAAAAACAATCCATATTTCTCCAGAACTGATACGGCAAAAGTAAATATCTCCGATGATGAGTGGAAAAAAATCCTTTCGCCGGAACTTTACGATATTGCGAGAAACGCCGCAACGGAACGGCCCCATACCGGAAAGTACAACGAATTCGATCAGGTTGGTGAGTATTATTGTGCCGCCTGCGGAAACCATTTGTTCAAAAGTGACCAAAAATTCGCCTCCACCTGTGGTTGGCCAAGTTTTTTTGAAGCGGATAAAAACGGCGTGGCGTACAAACGCGATTCATCCTATGGGATGGAAAGGATAGAAGTGGTCTGCAAAAGATGCGATTCCCACCTCGGGCATGTGTTCAATGATGGCCCAGCGCCAACAGGAATGCGGTACTGCATGAACTCAGTAAGCCTGGATTTTGTTCCGGAAAAGAAATAA
- a CDS encoding murein L,D-transpeptidase catalytic domain family protein — protein sequence MKKLVLALTVTFAVATSYISSDRVVNSEAVTADTLAAPVRINNAKPIETKMLSAAERLYQDIDFSSGTKLSFDVFEKALKGFNNLKKAGEISDSANLLTVCDFSLSSNTKRLWVIDTETGKILFNSLVAHGKNTGEEYATNFSNRENSLQSSMGFYVTDATYEGENGYSLRLLGKDKGYNDAALQRAVVMHGADYVSEAFAAQHKRIGRSWGCPAVPRNLAAPIINTIKGQNVLFIYYPDQGYLSSSKWLNS from the coding sequence ATGAAGAAATTAGTTTTAGCTCTTACGGTTACGTTTGCTGTCGCCACCTCATATATATCATCCGACAGAGTTGTGAATTCTGAAGCAGTAACTGCCGATACTTTAGCGGCACCCGTAAGAATCAACAATGCAAAACCCATCGAGACCAAAATGCTTTCTGCAGCTGAGAGATTATACCAGGATATTGATTTCTCATCAGGAACAAAATTGAGTTTTGATGTATTTGAAAAAGCATTAAAAGGTTTTAACAATCTGAAGAAAGCCGGTGAAATCAGTGATTCTGCGAACCTTTTGACCGTTTGCGATTTCTCACTTTCTTCCAATACGAAAAGGCTTTGGGTGATTGATACTGAGACTGGTAAAATCCTTTTCAATTCTTTGGTTGCTCATGGCAAAAATACCGGCGAAGAATACGCAACTAACTTTTCCAACAGAGAAAATTCTTTGCAGAGCAGTATGGGATTTTATGTGACCGATGCAACCTATGAAGGCGAAAATGGATATTCATTAAGGCTTTTGGGAAAAGATAAAGGCTATAATGATGCAGCATTGCAAAGAGCAGTAGTTATGCACGGCGCTGATTATGTGAGTGAGGCTTTTGCGGCTCAGCACAAAAGAATCGGCAGAAGCTGGGGTTGCCCTGCGGTACCGAGAAATCTGGCTGCACCGATCATCAACACCATTAAGGGACAAAATGTTCTTTTTATATATTATCCGGATCAGGGTTATTTGAGTTCCTCGAAGTGGTTAAATTCATAA
- a CDS encoding TonB-dependent receptor domain-containing protein has product MKKNLKTGLAVLFSLIFQTFLFAQTTGTFLVKGNCSMCKDRIESTAKKNGAKTAVWNSETQTLQVEFDPNKTTADGILKKIADAGHDNEKYTAPDAVYSKLPGCCLYDREPSFIKQNASTPTEKKVFFVKGNCEMCKDRIESTAKQAGATTAIWDAATQKVTLDFDSAETTAEAILKKIADVGHDNEKFKAPDEVYRKLPGCCLYDRTTEFTEPNPHVHSDGKEAVAPKKDFSSHDEHFDKQIEGVTVTKAQAATAIDGKNAGLTFNISGKELLKAACCNLSESFETNATVDVSYSNAVTGTKQLKMLGLDQKYTALSKELLPEIRGLAAAYGLNFIPGRWIGGIQLTKGGSTVTNGYESITGQINTELLKHQDKTETSMNIFGDINARTELNITHVSPLNDHWNQSILFHGNGTFAKVDSNDDGFLDQPTGTQMNATYLLNFSDLEHSGWGTHFGINALQDRRNAGQMNYNKALDQSEQPAYGVGIDISRFQVWNKTGYIFKGKPYQSIGWMNQYTYHQQDSFFGLRNYFGRQNTLYSNLIFESIFGNTNHKYKTGASFLYDKYDEDYLSLNYRRTETVPGIFFEYTLTGARYTLVAGARTDFHNLAGTQFTPRLNFKYDFTPKTILRLSAGKGFRTANVFAESQGYFASNRAIEIRDNGGKIYGLKPEIAWNYGASLQQDFKIFGRKSTVIADFFRTDFKDQVLLDLDQSPQKMVFYNLDGRSFANSFQTQWDLTPAKNFDVRLAYKYYDVQADFEGGRREIPFMAKHRGFVNLAYATAKNDKGGFWTFDTTLNLVGKQKLPNLNSNPAEFRLPEYSDPYNTLNAQVAKNLNDKTRIYLGGENLTSTMQKNPIIDAKNPFGNYFDGGMIYAPVMTANVYLGLDLKF; this is encoded by the coding sequence ATGAAAAAAAATCTGAAAACAGGACTGGCTGTCCTCTTCAGCCTCATATTCCAAACCTTTTTATTTGCACAAACTACCGGAACATTTCTGGTAAAAGGAAACTGCAGCATGTGTAAAGACCGGATCGAAAGTACTGCCAAAAAGAATGGCGCCAAAACAGCGGTCTGGAATTCTGAAACCCAAACTTTACAGGTCGAATTTGATCCCAACAAAACAACTGCAGATGGCATCCTGAAAAAAATCGCAGATGCCGGCCACGATAACGAAAAATATACTGCACCCGACGCTGTTTACAGCAAACTTCCGGGATGTTGCCTGTATGACCGCGAACCTTCTTTCATTAAACAAAATGCCTCTACGCCAACTGAGAAGAAGGTCTTTTTTGTGAAAGGCAACTGCGAAATGTGTAAAGACCGGATCGAAAGCACCGCTAAACAGGCCGGCGCAACCACTGCAATCTGGGACGCAGCAACACAAAAAGTAACATTGGATTTCGATTCTGCTGAAACTACGGCCGAAGCTATCCTTAAAAAAATTGCAGATGTGGGGCACGACAATGAAAAGTTCAAAGCCCCAGACGAGGTTTACAGAAAACTTCCCGGATGTTGCCTTTACGACAGGACTACAGAATTTACAGAACCCAACCCACATGTGCATTCTGACGGTAAAGAAGCTGTAGCGCCAAAAAAGGATTTCAGCAGTCACGATGAACATTTTGATAAGCAAATTGAAGGCGTGACTGTGACGAAAGCACAGGCCGCAACTGCAATCGACGGAAAAAACGCAGGTTTGACGTTTAATATCAGTGGAAAAGAACTTTTGAAAGCGGCCTGCTGTAATCTTTCAGAAAGCTTTGAGACCAATGCCACTGTTGATGTTTCATACAGCAATGCCGTAACGGGCACCAAACAGCTGAAAATGCTGGGCCTTGACCAAAAATACACTGCTCTGTCTAAAGAACTTTTACCGGAAATCAGAGGTTTGGCTGCAGCTTACGGATTAAATTTTATCCCGGGTCGCTGGATTGGCGGAATTCAGTTAACCAAAGGAGGAAGTACCGTCACTAACGGTTATGAAAGCATTACCGGACAAATTAACACCGAACTTTTGAAGCATCAGGATAAAACGGAAACTTCAATGAACATCTTTGGAGACATTAATGCCAGAACCGAATTGAATATCACCCACGTTTCGCCCCTAAACGACCATTGGAACCAAAGTATTCTGTTCCACGGGAACGGAACCTTTGCAAAAGTAGATTCCAATGATGACGGATTTCTGGATCAGCCGACCGGCACGCAAATGAACGCAACTTATCTTTTGAATTTCAGCGATTTGGAACATTCCGGCTGGGGCACGCATTTTGGGATTAATGCGTTGCAGGACAGAAGAAATGCCGGGCAAATGAATTATAACAAAGCGCTGGATCAGTCTGAACAACCTGCTTATGGTGTTGGTATCGATATTTCCAGATTTCAGGTTTGGAATAAAACAGGCTATATTTTTAAAGGAAAACCTTATCAGAGTATTGGCTGGATGAACCAATACACCTATCACCAGCAGGACAGTTTCTTTGGTTTAAGAAATTATTTCGGGAGGCAGAACACCCTATATTCGAACTTAATTTTTGAAAGCATTTTCGGAAATACCAATCATAAATATAAAACAGGTGCAAGTTTTCTTTATGATAAATACGATGAAGATTATCTTAGCTTAAACTACAGGAGAACCGAGACCGTGCCTGGTATATTCTTTGAATACACCTTAACCGGTGCAAGATACACCTTGGTCGCCGGAGCCAGAACCGATTTTCATAATTTGGCGGGAACGCAGTTTACACCGAGGTTGAATTTTAAATATGATTTCACTCCGAAAACCATTCTACGGTTGTCTGCAGGAAAAGGATTCCGTACTGCGAATGTTTTTGCAGAAAGCCAAGGTTATTTCGCCTCGAACAGAGCCATTGAAATCCGAGACAACGGCGGGAAAATTTATGGGCTGAAACCTGAAATCGCGTGGAACTACGGTGCGAGCCTTCAACAGGATTTCAAAATTTTTGGAAGGAAATCCACTGTAATTGCTGATTTTTTCAGAACAGATTTTAAAGATCAGGTTTTATTGGATCTGGACCAGTCGCCACAGAAAATGGTGTTCTATAATCTGGACGGAAGATCCTTTGCTAACAGTTTCCAAACCCAATGGGATCTGACTCCAGCGAAGAATTTTGATGTGCGTCTGGCCTATAAATACTACGATGTGCAGGCAGATTTCGAAGGCGGCAGGCGTGAAATTCCTTTTATGGCAAAACACAGAGGTTTCGTAAACCTGGCTTACGCTACGGCCAAAAATGACAAAGGTGGCTTCTGGACGTTTGATACAACACTGAATTTAGTCGGAAAGCAAAAACTTCCTAATTTGAATTCCAATCCTGCAGAATTCAGGCTTCCGGAATATTCTGATCCGTATAACACTTTAAATGCACAGGTTGCGAAAAATTTAAATGATAAAACCCGAATTTATTTGGGCGGCGAGAACCTGACATCAACGATGCAGAAAAATCCGATTATAGATGCCAAGAATCCGTTCGGAAATTACTTTGACGGCGGAATGATTTACGCTCCGGTTATGACGGCAAATGTTTATCTGGGCTTAGATCTGAAATTTTAG
- a CDS encoding C40 family peptidase, with protein MKKRVLSYLTVILSVFSLQSCVSNYVVSQPTNYKTDAKLASITPNKLSEAKKEISPAKQIDIALANIEKANKSAEIQKTILFEKKMDDMLAEAESYLGTPYRYGGTTRSGIDCSAFVLSVFGATMGMHLPRVAAAQAQEGERVAREDMRKGDLVFFSNGGRISHVGIVHDVDENGSVKFIHASTSRGVMISPLTDSYWGPKFRFAKRIVNDDIIDYSSLAQN; from the coding sequence ATGAAGAAAAGAGTTTTATCGTATCTGACTGTAATTTTATCTGTATTTTCACTACAATCTTGCGTTAGCAATTACGTTGTATCTCAACCAACAAACTACAAAACTGATGCCAAACTGGCATCCATCACTCCAAATAAACTTTCTGAAGCCAAAAAAGAAATTTCACCGGCAAAACAAATCGATATAGCTTTGGCCAATATCGAAAAGGCAAACAAAAGCGCTGAAATCCAGAAAACTATTCTTTTTGAAAAGAAAATGGACGATATGCTGGCTGAAGCTGAATCTTATTTGGGAACACCATACCGATATGGCGGTACTACAAGAAGCGGGATTGACTGTTCAGCTTTTGTACTTTCCGTATTCGGAGCCACTATGGGGATGCATTTGCCAAGAGTTGCAGCAGCCCAGGCTCAGGAAGGCGAAAGAGTTGCAAGAGAAGACATGAGAAAAGGTGATTTGGTATTTTTCTCAAACGGTGGCCGCATCTCTCACGTAGGAATCGTTCACGATGTGGATGAAAACGGCTCAGTAAAATTTATCCACGCATCAACTTCCCGCGGCGTTATGATTTCTCCGCTTACTGATTCTTACTGGGGTCCGAAATTCCGATTTGCAAAAAGAATCGTCAACGATGACATCATAGACTACTCTTCACTGGCTCAAAATTAA
- a CDS encoding glutamine synthetase III family protein, with the protein MSTLRFKALAELPFRNYRKDNAVEVPKKLSELFCENVFSEETMRAYLTKEAFTSIQDAIKKGSKTPRNIADQIAVAMKDWALSKGATHYTHWFQPLTGSTAEKHDSFFTPFESDRAIERFNGGMLIQQEPDASSFPNGGIRNTFEARGYTAWDPTSPAFIIGTTLCIPSIFISYTGEALDYKTPLLRALSALDDAATDVCKSYFDKNVTKVTATLGWEQEYFLVDSALYQSRPDLVFTGRTLLGHSPAKGQQLDDHYFGSIPTRVMNFMKELEIECMKLGIPVTTRHNEVAPNQFELAPMFEETNVAVDHNSLLMDIMARVAHKHHFHILFHEKPFKGVNGSGKHNNWSMATDTGENLLSPGKNPKKNLQFLTFFVNSLKAVYEYSDLLRASIATANNDHRLGANEAPPAIISAFIGSQLYGVLEELEKVTDGKLSPEEKTELKLNVVGKIPEILLDNTDRNRTSPFAFTGNKFEFRAVGSSSNCAGPMTVLNAIMAKQLRTFKGEVDDLIDNKNLKKDEAIFNVLREYIKDCKSILFEGDGYSEDWANEAAKRGLNNLKTTPEALKSEMNKKFIELYEELGIYTKRELEARNEVKLEKYSTTIDIEAKVLSDIARNHIIPAALNYQNRLIDNVKGLKEIFGDKEFEPLAREQMDLIKGISANVAQIKVGVDELLAAKETASQMHGQKQAEAYCNDVKPRFDKIREASDALEMMVDDELWPMMKYRELLFTR; encoded by the coding sequence ATGTCAACATTAAGATTTAAAGCGCTTGCTGAACTGCCTTTCAGAAATTACAGAAAGGACAACGCGGTGGAAGTTCCTAAAAAACTTTCCGAACTGTTCTGCGAAAATGTATTCTCGGAAGAAACAATGAGGGCTTACCTTACCAAAGAAGCCTTTACATCGATACAGGACGCCATAAAAAAAGGATCAAAAACCCCAAGAAATATCGCCGACCAGATCGCCGTAGCGATGAAAGACTGGGCTCTGTCCAAAGGCGCAACGCACTACACCCACTGGTTTCAACCGTTAACAGGCTCGACAGCAGAAAAACACGATTCATTTTTCACACCATTTGAAAGCGACCGAGCGATTGAAAGATTCAACGGCGGAATGCTGATTCAGCAGGAACCGGACGCATCTTCGTTCCCGAACGGCGGCATCCGAAACACTTTTGAAGCACGGGGTTACACCGCATGGGACCCGACTTCACCGGCATTTATCATCGGAACCACACTTTGCATCCCTTCCATATTTATTTCTTACACCGGGGAAGCCTTAGATTATAAAACACCTTTACTAAGGGCTCTTTCTGCTTTAGACGACGCTGCAACAGATGTTTGCAAATCATATTTTGATAAAAACGTCACGAAAGTTACCGCCACTTTAGGCTGGGAACAGGAATACTTCCTCGTAGACAGTGCTTTGTACCAGTCAAGACCGGACCTGGTGTTCACGGGCAGAACTTTGCTTGGCCACTCTCCGGCAAAAGGGCAGCAACTGGATGACCACTACTTCGGTTCTATTCCTACCCGGGTGATGAATTTTATGAAAGAACTGGAAATAGAGTGTATGAAACTGGGAATTCCTGTTACCACGCGTCACAACGAGGTTGCACCGAACCAGTTTGAACTGGCGCCAATGTTTGAGGAAACCAATGTGGCTGTTGACCACAACTCCCTGTTGATGGACATTATGGCCCGGGTGGCACATAAACATCATTTTCACATCCTTTTCCACGAGAAACCATTTAAAGGCGTTAACGGAAGCGGCAAGCACAACAACTGGTCGATGGCCACAGATACTGGCGAAAACCTTTTAAGCCCTGGAAAAAATCCTAAGAAAAACCTTCAGTTCCTGACATTTTTCGTAAATTCATTGAAAGCGGTTTACGAATATTCTGACCTATTAAGAGCAAGCATTGCCACCGCAAACAACGATCACAGATTGGGCGCAAACGAGGCACCACCGGCGATTATCTCTGCATTTATCGGAAGCCAACTGTATGGCGTGCTGGAAGAGCTTGAAAAAGTGACGGACGGTAAACTTTCACCGGAAGAAAAAACTGAGCTTAAACTGAACGTAGTGGGTAAAATTCCTGAAATTTTACTGGATAATACCGACAGAAACAGAACTTCACCATTCGCTTTTACAGGAAACAAATTTGAATTCCGCGCTGTGGGCTCTTCGTCAAACTGCGCCGGACCGATGACCGTTCTCAATGCGATTATGGCCAAACAGTTGCGAACTTTCAAAGGCGAGGTTGATGACTTAATCGACAATAAAAATCTTAAAAAAGATGAAGCAATCTTCAATGTCCTGAGAGAATATATTAAAGACTGCAAATCTATTTTGTTTGAAGGTGATGGCTATTCTGAAGACTGGGCAAATGAGGCAGCAAAACGCGGCCTGAACAACCTGAAAACCACTCCGGAGGCCCTTAAGAGTGAGATGAACAAAAAGTTTATTGAGCTGTATGAAGAACTTGGCATCTACACCAAAAGGGAGTTGGAGGCGAGAAACGAGGTTAAACTGGAGAAATATTCTACAACGATTGATATTGAAGCAAAAGTTTTGTCTGACATTGCCAGAAACCACATTATTCCGGCGGCGCTGAACTATCAAAACCGTTTGATCGATAATGTAAAAGGATTAAAAGAAATTTTTGGCGACAAAGAATTCGAACCTTTAGCTAGAGAACAGATGGATCTCATTAAAGGCATTTCCGCCAATGTAGCCCAAATAAAAGTGGGCGTGGATGAACTGCTTGCAGCTAAAGAAACCGCTTCCCAAATGCACGGTCAGAAGCAGGCCGAAGCCTACTGCAACGACGTAAAGCCAAGATTTGACAAAATCCGTGAGGCCAGCGATGCTCTGGAAATGATGGTGGATGATGAACTTTGGCCGATGATGAAGTACCGGGAACTACTGTTTACGAGATAA